The genomic segment TGCATCGTCGATACCGGGATCAGTATCAAGAATTATTTTATGACTCATAAAGTCCTCGTTGAAAGTGTATTAACTATGATGTTTAGCAAGAAAGCGATTAACTTGATCTTCATCTGGAATTGATTGGGCTGCACCCACTTGGGTAACAGCTAAGGCCGATGCAGCACAAGCTCGCGTGAGTGCAGTTTTCGCGTCAGTATGCTCACTATACGCGGAGAGAAAGAAACCAATGAAGGTGTCACCAGCGGCGGTTGTGTCTACCGCATCCACTACAAAAGCATCCACTTCAATTCTGCGCTCATTCTTGAGCATACAAACACCTGCTTTACCTAAAGTAATAATAATTTCGCAATTAGGCCAGTTTGTTTGGAAATATTTTTCCATAGCATCGATATCTTTGTGACCAGAAATTTCTTCGGCCTCGACTTCGTTGACAATCAGTAAATCGATACAGTCTACTGGTAATTGTTTAACTGAATCGGTCATTGGCGCAGGGTTGAAGGCGACTTTTAAACCGGCTTCTTTTGCTTGCTTGAGCACTTCGTCTATTGAGCTTGTTTCATTTTGGGTTAACACCCAATCACTCGACTTGGCACCATCAAGGGCTGCCATCACATCTTTCGGTGATATTTCATGATTCGCGCCGCCGAACAACACTATGGCATTTTCGCCGGTGGGAGTGACTTGAATAATGGCATGACCCGAAGGGCTGTCAGTACAGGCTACATACTTACAGTTGATATTGTGCTTGATCATGACTTGCTTGAAGTTAGCATCGGACTCGTTGATACGTCCTACATGACGTACTTCAGCTCCCGCTTTAGCAAGTGCAATAGATTGATTCGCACCTTTGCCGCCAAGTAAACATTGATAATGTGTTGAGGCTAGGGTTTCACCAGGCTGCACAAAGTGATCTACCTGATAAACATGGTCCACATTAATAGAACCAAAGTTAATAACTGCCATATAGGTTAATTCCAAGAGTTAGACTTATTTTGGCGTTATTCTAACCGAGAATGGTCTTAGCTGTCCTAAATAAGTAACAAAATGGGCTTATTTTTCATTTCAGAAACGGGAAAATTCGTTTCAGTAATGGTTTTGGTGAAACAAATGGCTCTTGGCTGACCATAAATAAGCGCACAGATACCGTTGCCCCGTGTCCCCAAGGCCACCACGCCAACATAACATCTGGGTGAGGAGTATTTGCAGGATAATATAGTCTCTGCTTTTTGCTTAAGACGGCATATTTCCCTGCTAAGTGTTTCATCAAATCGGGTGCTTGTTTGACATTT from the Paraglaciecola mesophila genome contains:
- a CDS encoding ribokinase, which translates into the protein MAVINFGSINVDHVYQVDHFVQPGETLASTHYQCLLGGKGANQSIALAKAGAEVRHVGRINESDANFKQVMIKHNINCKYVACTDSPSGHAIIQVTPTGENAIVLFGGANHEISPKDVMAALDGAKSSDWVLTQNETSSIDEVLKQAKEAGLKVAFNPAPMTDSVKQLPVDCIDLLIVNEVEAEEISGHKDIDAMEKYFQTNWPNCEIIITLGKAGVCMLKNERRIEVDAFVVDAVDTTAAGDTFIGFFLSAYSEHTDAKTALTRACAASALAVTQVGAAQSIPDEDQVNRFLAKHHS